Below is a genomic region from Pirellulales bacterium.
TGCGGCGGATCAGCTTGAGCGCCACCTCTTTACCGGCGTCGCTTGTGGCGTAGTAAACTTCGCCGAATCCCCCTTGGCCGACACCTCGTTTGATCGTGTACCCCTCGAGGGGCCGCGAACCACTGGTGTAGGTGAATTTCATCGCTGCGGCCCGGGGGACTGGAGAGTACTGTAATTCAGCTGCTGGGAGGTCCATGGGATCCTCACTCACTACATCTAACGTAGCGGCTGGCTCGTTCATTTGTCCAGAAATCGCAAGGTCTTATGGCAAAACAATTAGCGCCGCAGTATCGACCCCGTTCCGGGTGGTCTGACGGGGGCGCTTAATTCGCCCAAAACTGTACCTGTCGCAACTGATCCCGATGCCTCTTCCCAGCGCCGGCCGTAACCGCTGTTCGTCGGCCAGCATGTTCCGCTCGCCGGCCGCGTGGGCCGGCCATCAAACATTCTCCAAGCTCAGCGAAAAATCCTCGCCCACGATTTGCGACGATCTGGTGATCGTCGTCCGATCCTCGACCGCCACACTATCCACCTCGAAACGACCGGCGGTGCGGCAATGCAGGGTGCCTCCCTGAGGAAACAAAACTACGTCCTGTGGCCAGTCCCGGCAAACGATGTGCGACGTGCTGCCCGGCCCCAAAATGCACGACTCGGCCATTAACAACACGCAATCGGTCCTGGGCAATGTTCGATGGTGACTGATAAACTCCAGCCGCGCCGTGCGGCTTAACGGGTTGGGGATGCGGAAGCGCATCTTCACGCCATCCCCCAGTTCGATCTGGCTGCCGTCGACGAGTAACGTCGCGTGATCGACGGCTCGGCCGTCAACGTGTGTTGTGCGGCCCGGCTCGATCACGTAGCTCTCACCGTCGCGGCGAATTTTCGCATGCAATCGCGATATGTCAGCCAACACGGGCACATCAACGTAGCTGCCCTGTACCGGCTGGCCCAGCGAGACCACATCTCCCTGGCAAACCAAATAGCCTCCGACCCCGTCTACCCACAACAGAAATCTTGGAGAGGGTGTTTCGCCCACTGACGGATCTTCTTCAATGGCAACCATTTGAGCATCTTGCGCCGCGTGACCGAGTGGAGTGCGCTGAATGCCCAACTGCGCAGCCACGCCAGCCGGCGACGGCGACAAGCACGCACCGACTACAGCCCACGCCCGTCGACGGGCATCCAATGCCGCGACGTGTTCTGGGCTGATGTCTAGTATCGCCTCGGCGTGGGCCAATCCAAGTGTCCAATCTTCTTTTGTGAGCGCTGAGTGCAACTGCTCCACCAAACGACGGACACTGGCCCCCCGCGCCAGGCAGGCCTTTCGAATCTCGGCTAATACTTGCCAATCCGGCCGTAAGACGAGCGCGGCAGCGATTTCCTCTTCAGCTTTGGCAAACTGGCCCGTTTGGCAATGGCCTTGGGCAGCAAGTACCTTGGCGGCAGCTTCACGCACCAGGCGAAACTCGCGCCCCCCCGCCCCCTGGCGATGGAGCGCCTCGAGACGGGCCATCGCCGCGGCGGGCTCACCTGCCTTTAAATAGGCTTCGGCTTCGCGCATTCCGGCTTCGACGAATTGCTGTTTTAGCCGCGCTACCTCGGCATGTTCCCCTCCCAGCTGCTCGGCCGCCAAAAGGTCCTGCCAGCCAGCCATCGTGGCACCTGTCGCGAATCTTTTTTCAGCACGCTCGGCCATTTCTTGCGCCACTTTGGCCATGAGTCGCTTGGCGGGCAGAAATTCGAGCAATCCCCGCTCGTTCAATAACCGACTGGCTTCTTCCAGGCGGCCGTCGCGCAGCGCCTCTTCGGCCTCTCGCACTTTGAGTCGCCACGCTTGGAACATTCCAACATCTCCAATAACTCGCCGGTGCCCAAGACTGAGGGCCATCGGCGCCGAGTTCCAGAATCTCCCTCTGGCTGCCCCGTTCGTTGAACCCACACGCTATGACTTCGTCGTATTCAAAAACGGCGGCGAGCCCGATGCGTCGTGCCTCGCCGCCGTCTGCCTGCTTTGGGGTTGACGATATTCGGCACGCAGAGGCCGTAGACCGAGTGACGTCAGTCGGCACTCGGCGGAGTGGCGTCCGCAAGCTTCTCGCCAGTATCGAGTTGGAGATATTCAGTTACTTCGTCCAGTAAATTGTCGCTGGCAGCTTCCGAGAGGGGGATTTCTCCATGAAAGGATCCCTCGGCGCTCGTCAGTCGCTCGGCCACGTCCAACCGAGTGCGCAGATCCGTGATGAGTTCCTTGACGCGGCTCAACCGGCTGTCGTCGAACGCATAGTCGCTCG
It encodes:
- a CDS encoding FHA domain-containing protein, which translates into the protein MFQAWRLKVREAEEALRDGRLEEASRLLNERGLLEFLPAKRLMAKVAQEMAERAEKRFATGATMAGWQDLLAAEQLGGEHAEVARLKQQFVEAGMREAEAYLKAGEPAAAMARLEALHRQGAGGREFRLVREAAAKVLAAQGHCQTGQFAKAEEEIAAALVLRPDWQVLAEIRKACLARGASVRRLVEQLHSALTKEDWTLGLAHAEAILDISPEHVAALDARRRAWAVVGACLSPSPAGVAAQLGIQRTPLGHAAQDAQMVAIEEDPSVGETPSPRFLLWVDGVGGYLVCQGDVVSLGQPVQGSYVDVPVLADISRLHAKIRRDGESYVIEPGRTTHVDGRAVDHATLLVDGSQIELGDGVKMRFRIPNPLSRTARLEFISHHRTLPRTDCVLLMAESCILGPGSTSHIVCRDWPQDVVLFPQGGTLHCRTAGRFEVDSVAVEDRTTITRSSQIVGEDFSLSLENV